One window of Nocardioides dongkuii genomic DNA carries:
- a CDS encoding endonuclease/exonuclease/phosphatase family protein produces MNLSRGAAVLTATVIAASMLTTAATTAAPSSATSATSGSSAAGKHHHGQREVRFQTFNASLNRASAGELVSDLSTPDDPQAAAVAEIVQRTRPDVLLLNEVDFVPGGKAVDLFRKNYLEVGQHGARPIRYHHTFVAPSNTGVPTGHDLDNNGSVGGGNDAQGFGEFEGQYGMAVLSRYPIDRKQVRTFQRFLWKDMPGSLLPTDWYSRAERADLRLSSKSHWDVPVRIGRETVHFLVSHPTPPTFDGPEDRNGRRNHDEIRFWADYVSGEDYMYDDRGRTGGLDRRASFVIAGDQNSDPADGDSVDGAIQQLLDLRQVTDPLPRSAGGREAAARQGGANALHVSDPAYDTADFADTAPGNLRADYVLPSRDLRVRGAGVFWPVPSDPLSRLTGEFPFPSSDHRAVWVDVAVRGR; encoded by the coding sequence ATGAACCTCTCTCGGGGAGCCGCGGTCCTCACCGCGACCGTCATCGCCGCGTCCATGCTCACCACGGCGGCCACCACGGCCGCCCCGTCGAGCGCCACGAGCGCCACGAGCGGCTCGTCGGCCGCCGGGAAGCACCACCACGGGCAGCGGGAGGTGCGGTTCCAGACGTTCAACGCCTCGCTCAACCGGGCGAGCGCCGGCGAGCTGGTCTCCGACCTCTCGACCCCGGACGACCCCCAGGCGGCCGCGGTCGCGGAGATCGTGCAGCGGACCCGGCCCGACGTCCTGCTGCTCAACGAGGTGGACTTCGTGCCGGGCGGGAAGGCCGTCGACCTGTTCCGCAAGAACTACCTCGAGGTCGGCCAGCACGGTGCCCGGCCGATCCGCTACCACCACACCTTCGTCGCGCCGTCCAACACCGGCGTGCCCACCGGCCACGACCTCGACAACAACGGGTCGGTCGGCGGCGGCAACGACGCCCAGGGCTTCGGGGAGTTCGAGGGCCAGTACGGCATGGCCGTCCTCAGCCGCTACCCGATCGACCGCAAGCAGGTGCGGACCTTCCAGCGCTTCCTGTGGAAGGACATGCCGGGCTCGCTGCTGCCGACCGACTGGTACTCCCGCGCCGAGCGGGCCGACCTGCGCCTGTCCAGCAAGTCCCACTGGGACGTGCCCGTCCGGATCGGCCGCGAGACCGTGCACTTCCTCGTCTCCCACCCGACGCCTCCCACCTTCGACGGCCCCGAGGACCGCAACGGCCGTCGCAACCACGACGAGATCCGGTTCTGGGCCGACTACGTCTCGGGCGAGGACTACATGTACGACGACCGCGGCCGCACCGGCGGGCTGGACCGCCGCGCCTCGTTCGTGATCGCGGGCGACCAGAACAGCGACCCGGCCGACGGCGACTCGGTCGACGGCGCCATCCAGCAGCTGCTCGACCTGCGGCAGGTGACCGACCCGCTGCCGCGCTCGGCCGGGGGCCGGGAGGCCGCGGCCCGGCAGGGCGGCGCGAACGCCCTCCACGTCTCGGACCCGGCGTACGACACCGCGGACTTCGCGGACACCGCGCCGGGGAACCTGCGCGCCGACTACGTGCTCCCGTCGCGGGACCTGCGGGTGCGCGGTGCCGGGGTCTTCTGGCCGGTGCCCTCCGACCCGCTGTCCCGGCTGACCGGCGAGTTCCCGTTCCCGTCCTCGGACCACCGCGCGGTCTGGGTCGACGTCGCCGTCCGCGGCCGGTAG
- a CDS encoding acetyl-CoA C-acetyltransferase, which yields MSTVIVAGARTPIGRLSGGFKDLTAAQLGGHAIKGALAKAGVSGDQVDYVIMGQVIQAGAGQNPARIAAVEGGIPMRVPSMTINKVCLSGLNAIALADQLVRAGECEIVVAGGMESMTNAPHFLPKSREGIKFGDVKLVDSMAYDALYDQFTSQAMGLLTEECNAASANLTREEQDTFAAYSHQKAAVAWKNGVFDDEVVPVSIPQRKGDPVVVSTDEGVRGETTAESLGKLRAAFSKEGTITAGSSSQISDGAAAVVVMSKAKAEELGLEWLAEIGAHGQVAGPDSTLQLQPAVATAKACEKEGISPTDLDLVEFNEAFAAVGISSARELGLDDAKVNVNGGAIALGHPVGMSGARVVLHLALELKRRGGGVGAAALCGGGGQGDALIVRVPKG from the coding sequence ATGTCAACCGTGATCGTCGCCGGGGCACGCACCCCCATCGGCCGCCTCAGCGGCGGCTTCAAGGACCTCACCGCCGCCCAGCTCGGCGGCCACGCCATCAAGGGCGCCTTGGCGAAGGCCGGGGTCTCCGGCGACCAGGTCGACTACGTGATCATGGGTCAGGTCATCCAGGCCGGCGCCGGGCAGAACCCCGCCCGGATCGCCGCGGTCGAGGGCGGCATCCCCATGCGCGTCCCCTCGATGACGATCAACAAGGTCTGCCTCTCCGGCCTGAACGCGATCGCGCTGGCCGACCAGCTGGTCCGCGCCGGCGAGTGCGAGATCGTGGTCGCCGGGGGCATGGAGTCGATGACCAACGCCCCGCACTTCCTGCCGAAGTCGCGCGAGGGCATCAAGTTCGGCGACGTCAAGCTCGTCGACTCGATGGCCTACGACGCGCTGTACGACCAGTTCACCTCGCAGGCGATGGGCCTGCTGACCGAGGAGTGCAACGCGGCCAGCGCCAACCTGACCCGCGAGGAGCAGGACACGTTCGCGGCGTACTCCCACCAGAAGGCGGCCGTGGCCTGGAAGAACGGCGTCTTCGACGACGAGGTCGTGCCGGTCTCCATCCCGCAGCGCAAGGGCGACCCGGTCGTGGTCAGCACCGACGAGGGCGTGCGCGGCGAGACCACCGCGGAGTCGCTCGGCAAGCTGCGCGCGGCGTTCTCCAAGGAGGGCACGATCACCGCCGGCTCCTCCTCGCAGATCTCCGACGGCGCGGCCGCCGTGGTCGTGATGAGCAAGGCCAAGGCCGAGGAGCTCGGCCTGGAGTGGCTCGCCGAGATCGGCGCCCACGGCCAGGTCGCGGGCCCGGACTCCACGCTGCAGCTGCAGCCGGCCGTCGCGACGGCCAAGGCGTGCGAGAAGGAGGGCATCAGCCCGACCGACCTCGACCTGGTCGAGTTCAACGAGGCCTTCGCCGCCGTCGGCATCTCCTCGGCGCGCGAGCTCGGCCTCGACGACGCCAAGGTCAACGTCAACGGCGGCGCGATCGCACTCGGCCACCCCGTGGGCATGTCCGGCGCCCGGGTGGTCCTGCACCTCGCGCTCGAGCTCAAGCGTCGCGGTGGCGGCGTCGGCGCGGCCGCCCTGTGCGGCGGCGGTGGCCAGGGCGACGCGTTGATCGTGCGTGTCCCGAAGGGCTGA
- the mce gene encoding methylmalonyl-CoA epimerase: protein MSDATPSSGLPQHLFTAIDHVGMAVPDLDEAIAFYRDTLGMTLAHQEVNEEQGVREAMMAVGDSGSHVQLLAPIDETSTIAKFIDRNGPGCQQVAYRVEDVEQVSAVLRERGLRLLYDAPKRGTSDSRINFVHPKDAGGVLVELVQPAR from the coding sequence ATGAGCGACGCGACCCCCTCCTCCGGCCTGCCCCAGCACCTGTTCACCGCCATCGACCACGTCGGCATGGCGGTGCCCGACCTGGACGAGGCGATCGCGTTCTACCGCGACACCCTCGGCATGACCCTGGCCCACCAGGAGGTCAACGAGGAGCAGGGCGTCCGCGAGGCGATGATGGCCGTCGGCGACTCCGGCTCGCACGTCCAGCTGCTCGCGCCGATCGACGAGACCTCCACGATCGCGAAGTTCATCGACCGCAACGGCCCCGGCTGCCAGCAGGTCGCCTACCGGGTCGAGGACGTCGAGCAGGTCAGCGCGGTGCTGCGCGAGCGCGGCCTGCGGCTGCTCTACGACGCCCCGAAGCGCGGCACCTCCGACTCGCGGATCAACTTCGTGCACCCCAAGGACGCCGGCGGCGTGCTCGTCGAGCTGGTGCAGCCGGCCCGCTGA
- the ccrA gene encoding crotonyl-CoA carboxylase/reductase, with the protein MQHILDAILAASEDPGSTTAEDFAHLEIPESYRAVTVHKDEVDMFEGLTTREKDPRKSLHVEDVALPELGPGEAYVAVMASAINYNTVWTSIFEPVSTFGFLERYGRLSELTKRHDLPYHVVGSDLAGVVLKTGPGVTRWKPGTEVVAHCLSVELEDPAGHDDTMMDPQQRIWGFETNFGGLAHIALVKSNQLLPKPAHLTWEEAASPGLVNATAYRQLVSKNAGQMKQGDNVLIWGASGGLGGFATQYALNGGANPICVVSNEEKARIVRSMGAEMIINRSEENWQFWNEDGTEQNPKEWQRLGKKIRELTGGEDIDIVFEHPGRETFGASVYVTRKGGTITTCASTTGYMHEYDNRYLWMNLKRIVSSHFANYREAFEANRLIAQGKIHPTLSRTYTLDEVGQAALDVHHNKHQGKVGVLCLAPEEGLGVRDHELRAQHETAINRFRGV; encoded by the coding sequence GTGCAGCACATCCTCGACGCCATCCTCGCCGCCTCAGAAGACCCAGGGAGCACGACAGCGGAGGACTTCGCCCACCTCGAGATCCCCGAGTCCTACCGCGCCGTGACGGTGCACAAGGACGAGGTGGACATGTTCGAGGGCCTCACCACCCGGGAGAAGGACCCGCGCAAGTCCCTGCACGTCGAGGACGTAGCCCTCCCCGAGCTCGGTCCCGGCGAGGCGTACGTCGCGGTGATGGCCTCGGCGATCAACTACAACACCGTCTGGACCTCGATCTTCGAGCCGGTCTCCACGTTCGGCTTCCTCGAGCGCTACGGCCGGCTCTCCGAGCTCACCAAGCGCCACGACCTGCCCTACCACGTGGTCGGCTCCGACCTGGCCGGCGTCGTGCTCAAGACCGGCCCCGGCGTGACGAGGTGGAAGCCGGGCACCGAGGTGGTCGCCCACTGCCTCTCCGTCGAGCTCGAGGACCCCGCCGGCCACGACGACACGATGATGGACCCCCAGCAGCGGATCTGGGGCTTCGAGACCAACTTCGGCGGCCTGGCCCACATCGCGCTGGTCAAGTCCAACCAGCTGCTGCCCAAGCCTGCCCACCTGACCTGGGAGGAGGCCGCCTCCCCCGGGCTGGTCAACGCGACCGCCTACCGCCAGCTGGTCTCCAAGAACGCCGGCCAGATGAAGCAGGGCGACAACGTCCTCATCTGGGGCGCCTCCGGCGGCCTCGGCGGCTTCGCGACGCAGTACGCCCTCAACGGTGGCGCCAACCCGATCTGCGTGGTGTCCAACGAGGAGAAGGCCCGGATCGTGCGCTCCATGGGTGCGGAGATGATCATCAACCGCTCCGAGGAGAACTGGCAGTTCTGGAACGAGGACGGCACCGAGCAGAACCCCAAGGAGTGGCAGCGCCTGGGCAAGAAGATCCGCGAGCTCACCGGCGGCGAGGACATCGACATCGTCTTCGAGCACCCGGGCCGCGAGACCTTCGGCGCCTCGGTCTACGTGACCCGCAAGGGCGGCACGATCACCACCTGTGCCTCGACGACCGGGTACATGCACGAGTACGACAACCGGTACCTGTGGATGAACCTCAAGCGCATCGTCTCCAGCCACTTCGCCAACTACCGCGAGGCGTTCGAGGCCAACCGCCTGATCGCCCAGGGCAAGATCCACCCGACCCTGTCGCGGACCTACACCCTCGACGAGGTCGGCCAGGCCGCGCTCGACGTCCATCACAACAAGCACCAGGGCAAGGTCGGCGTCCTCTGCCTGGCTCCCGAGGAGGGCCTCGGGGTGCGCGACCACGAGCTCCGCGCCCAGCACGAGACGGCGATCAACCGGTTCCGCGGGGTCTGA
- the meaB gene encoding methylmalonyl Co-A mutase-associated GTPase MeaB, with protein sequence MSRRAEQDLEGLVARARAGEARSVARLISLVEDESPRLREVMAALAPHTGGAQVVGITGSPGVGKSTTTSALVRELRAAGKRVGVLAVDPSSPFSGGALLGDRVRMQDHASDDGVYIRSMAARGHLGGLAWSTPQAIRVLDAAGYDVVLVETVGVGQSEVDVAAQADTTLVLLAPGMGDGIQAAKAGILEIGDVYVVNKADRDGADQVRRDLRSMLALGERAEGAWQPPVLATVAQAGTGLAEVLGAIDEHHAWLDATGELARRRTRRARSEIEAIAVTALRSRWAGVHGRSELDGLAARVVAGECDPYAAADELLAASEDT encoded by the coding sequence GTGTCCCGAAGGGCTGAGCAGGACCTCGAGGGCCTCGTCGCGCGCGCCCGCGCCGGCGAGGCCCGGTCCGTCGCCCGGCTGATCTCGCTGGTCGAGGACGAGTCGCCCCGGCTGCGCGAGGTGATGGCGGCGCTCGCGCCGCACACGGGTGGGGCGCAGGTCGTGGGGATCACCGGCTCGCCGGGGGTCGGGAAGTCCACGACCACCAGCGCGCTGGTCCGTGAGCTGCGCGCCGCCGGCAAGCGGGTCGGCGTGCTCGCGGTCGACCCGTCCTCGCCGTTCTCCGGCGGCGCTCTGCTCGGTGACCGGGTGCGGATGCAGGACCACGCGTCCGACGACGGCGTCTACATCCGGTCGATGGCGGCGCGCGGCCACCTCGGCGGGCTCGCCTGGAGCACCCCGCAGGCGATCCGGGTGCTCGACGCCGCCGGGTACGACGTGGTCCTCGTGGAGACCGTCGGGGTCGGGCAGAGCGAGGTCGACGTCGCCGCCCAGGCCGACACCACGCTGGTGCTCCTCGCCCCGGGCATGGGCGACGGGATCCAGGCGGCGAAGGCCGGGATCCTCGAGATCGGCGACGTGTACGTCGTGAACAAGGCCGACCGGGACGGCGCCGACCAGGTACGCCGCGACCTGCGCTCGATGCTCGCGCTCGGCGAGCGGGCCGAGGGCGCCTGGCAGCCGCCGGTCCTGGCGACGGTCGCGCAGGCGGGCACCGGCCTCGCCGAGGTGCTCGGCGCGATCGACGAGCACCACGCGTGGCTGGACGCCACCGGCGAGCTCGCGCGGCGGCGTACCCGTCGGGCGCGGAGCGAGATCGAGGCGATCGCGGTCACGGCCCTGCGATCGCGGTGGGCCGGCGTGCACGGCCGCAGCGAGCTCGACGGGCTCGCCGCGCGCGTGGTGGCGGGGGAGTGCGACCCCTACGCCGCCGCCGACGAGCTGCTGGCGGCGTCCGAGGACACCTGA